A single window of Actinoallomurus bryophytorum DNA harbors:
- a CDS encoding sensor histidine kinase: protein MNRRPGLSARLKLTISYAGFLLIAGALLLAVMWIFVLRWVPTDDPGSIRKSFGGVIIIGPSRSELLRGFAPAAATALAFLLVFGLLGGWILAGRMLAPLTRIADAARMASNGSLSHRIRLQGRADEFRELADVFDIMLEQLESHVAEHQRFAANASHELRTPLAISRTLLDVARNDPARDQGELIERLHTVNARAIDLTETLLLLSRGDRGNFTREPVDLSLIAEEATETLLPLAEKRQITLDVGGERAQTAGSATLILRMVTNLVQNAIVHNLPAGGTVTVYTESRHDTSVLRVENTGHPLPPVLVPTLTEPFQRGTERIRTDEHAGVGLGLAIVASIVRAHDGTLDLTPRPTGGLLVTIRLPGVCPADG from the coding sequence ATGAATAGACGCCCAGGACTCAGCGCCCGACTGAAACTCACCATCAGCTACGCCGGATTCCTCCTCATCGCCGGCGCTCTCCTGCTTGCCGTGATGTGGATATTCGTGCTGCGCTGGGTGCCGACCGACGATCCCGGATCCATCCGGAAGTCGTTCGGCGGCGTGATCATCATCGGGCCCAGCCGCTCCGAGCTGCTGCGCGGCTTCGCCCCCGCCGCGGCCACGGCACTGGCCTTCCTCCTGGTGTTCGGACTCCTGGGAGGATGGATCCTGGCCGGCCGGATGCTCGCGCCACTCACCCGGATCGCGGACGCGGCACGCATGGCCTCGAACGGATCACTGTCCCACCGGATCCGGCTACAGGGCCGCGCAGATGAGTTCCGCGAGCTCGCCGACGTGTTCGACATCATGCTCGAACAACTCGAATCCCACGTCGCCGAACACCAGCGGTTCGCCGCGAACGCCTCCCACGAACTGCGCACCCCGCTGGCGATCTCGCGGACACTTCTCGACGTCGCCCGCAACGACCCCGCACGGGACCAGGGCGAACTCATCGAACGCCTCCACACCGTCAACGCGCGGGCGATCGACCTCACCGAGACCCTCCTGCTGCTCAGCCGCGGCGACCGCGGGAACTTCACCCGCGAGCCCGTCGACCTGTCCCTCATCGCCGAAGAGGCCACCGAGACGTTGCTTCCCCTCGCCGAAAAGCGCCAGATCACGCTCGACGTCGGCGGCGAGCGGGCACAGACCGCCGGCTCCGCGACGCTCATCCTGCGGATGGTGACGAACCTCGTCCAGAACGCCATCGTCCACAACCTCCCCGCCGGCGGCACGGTGACGGTTTACACCGAATCGCGGCACGACACGAGCGTGCTGCGGGTGGAGAACACAGGCCACCCGCTCCCGCCGGTACTGGTGCCGACCCTCACCGAGCCCTTCCAACGCGGAACAGAACGCATACGCACAGACGAGCATGCGGGCGTCGGCCTCGGGCTGGCCATCGTGGCCAGCATCGTCCGCGCACACGACGGGACCCTCGACCTCACGCCCCGCCCCACCGGCGGACTCCTCGTCACGATCCGCCTCCCCGGGGTGTGTCCGGCAGACGGCTGA
- a CDS encoding response regulator transcription factor: MRVLIVEDEPYLAEAVRDGLRLEAIAADIAGDGDTALELLGINSYDLAVLDRDIPGPSGDEVARRIVATGSGIPILMLTAADRIDDKASGFELGADDYLTKPFELRELVMRLRALDRRRAYARPPVSEIASLRLDPFRREVFRDGRYVALTRKQFAVLEVLVAARGGVLSAEELLERAWDENADPFTNAVRITVSALRKRLGEPWLIATVPGVGYRIDTGSTHE, translated from the coding sequence ATGCGCGTGCTGATCGTGGAGGACGAGCCCTACCTGGCCGAAGCCGTACGTGACGGTCTCCGGCTGGAAGCGATCGCCGCCGACATCGCCGGCGACGGCGACACCGCCCTGGAGCTGCTCGGCATCAACTCCTACGACCTCGCGGTCCTCGACCGCGACATCCCCGGCCCCTCCGGCGACGAGGTCGCCCGGCGAATCGTCGCCACCGGCAGCGGCATCCCGATCCTCATGCTCACCGCCGCCGACCGGATCGACGACAAGGCTTCCGGGTTCGAACTCGGCGCCGACGACTACCTCACCAAACCGTTCGAGCTACGGGAGCTCGTCATGCGGCTGCGGGCTCTCGACCGCAGACGCGCGTACGCCCGGCCTCCGGTCAGCGAGATCGCGAGCCTGCGGCTGGACCCCTTCCGCCGGGAGGTCTTCCGCGACGGACGCTACGTCGCGCTCACCCGTAAGCAGTTCGCCGTGCTCGAAGTGCTCGTCGCCGCTCGAGGCGGTGTCCTCAGCGCCGAAGAACTCCTGGAGCGGGCCTGGGACGAGAACGCCGACCCCTTCACCAACGCCGTCCGCATCACCGTCTCGGCCCTGCGCAAACGACTCGGTGAACCCTGGCTCATCGCCACGGTGCCCGGCGTCGGCTACCGGATCGACACCGGCAGCACTCATGAATAG
- a CDS encoding effector-associated constant component EACC1, with translation MSTELRIYLADGSDIDSLRAWLGDIPSVTTEPVARPPQPGEQGGAWDFLMVLCGTNGAVHFALQALTTWIESKETSARVKHGDIEIKLRGPDSEAIARMMEAINPAAQNET, from the coding sequence ATGAGCACTGAGTTGCGGATCTACCTTGCCGACGGCAGCGACATCGACTCGTTGCGTGCATGGCTGGGCGACATACCCAGTGTCACCACCGAGCCGGTGGCCCGGCCGCCGCAACCGGGCGAGCAGGGTGGGGCGTGGGACTTCCTCATGGTGCTGTGCGGCACCAACGGCGCGGTCCACTTCGCCCTCCAAGCGCTGACCACCTGGATAGAGTCGAAAGAAACCTCCGCTCGGGTAAAGCATGGCGACATTGAGATCAAGTTGCGCGGGCCCGACTCCGAGGCGATCGCGCGCATGATGGAAGCGATCAACCCGGCGGCCCAGAACGAAACATGA
- a CDS encoding caspase family protein produces the protein MSTIDFSRSRAILVGTAHYDRGLTEMPAALNSLNAMWNRLTGPLCGWPPSRITVFKNKTTRDGLTAEIAELIHDTKDVLLFYYVGHGQLLDGEHLGLALVDTLPTPYMRSSTSLRLDDVRTQLKHRCTARVKLVILDCCYSGLATRNTQGTGLADQVQIASKVEGAYTLTASRASQQAIYEDGPAGLTYFTKVFTDVVRDGIPGKGAELTLKDIHKEVSTRFLRLDFPDHQIRPEPSVLVVDTAEEFAFARNAAALTTDPPTEPDTPPEPLQPPPDDEPILKVDELARLSQSARPKDRTRAYRALINEVATGKVSPETFAGINTPTTTERRPRRQAGKARDGDFAPSERRRWPLVLRAVIEIAAGVVLAIMTWLSFTDPYRNAEPSAFEIAVGMAFGSMFAVVAIIMAIDAVVRLRKTRR, from the coding sequence ATGAGCACCATCGACTTTTCTCGATCGCGGGCGATCCTCGTCGGTACCGCCCACTACGACCGCGGCCTCACCGAGATGCCGGCGGCGCTCAACAGTCTTAACGCCATGTGGAATCGACTGACCGGGCCTTTGTGCGGCTGGCCGCCTTCTCGCATCACCGTATTCAAGAACAAGACCACCCGCGACGGCCTCACCGCAGAAATCGCCGAGCTCATCCACGACACCAAAGACGTACTGTTGTTCTACTACGTCGGGCACGGGCAACTCCTCGACGGCGAGCATCTGGGGCTGGCCCTGGTCGACACCCTCCCCACCCCTTACATGCGCTCCTCCACGTCCCTGCGTTTGGATGACGTGCGCACCCAACTCAAGCACCGGTGCACGGCTCGGGTGAAGCTCGTCATTCTGGACTGCTGTTACTCCGGTCTGGCGACCAGGAACACCCAGGGGACAGGCCTGGCCGACCAGGTCCAGATCGCCTCCAAAGTCGAAGGTGCCTACACCCTCACCGCCTCGCGCGCATCACAACAGGCGATCTATGAGGATGGCCCGGCCGGGCTGACCTATTTCACCAAGGTATTCACCGACGTGGTGCGCGACGGCATCCCCGGCAAAGGCGCAGAGCTGACTCTGAAGGACATCCACAAGGAGGTCAGCACCCGCTTTCTGCGTCTGGACTTCCCCGATCACCAGATCCGGCCCGAGCCGAGCGTGCTGGTCGTGGACACCGCCGAGGAGTTCGCCTTCGCCCGCAACGCCGCGGCACTGACGACGGACCCTCCCACAGAGCCTGACACACCGCCCGAACCTCTCCAGCCTCCGCCGGACGACGAGCCGATCCTGAAAGTCGACGAACTGGCGCGGCTTTCCCAGAGCGCACGGCCCAAGGACAGAACTCGCGCTTACCGCGCGCTGATCAACGAGGTCGCGACCGGAAAGGTCAGCCCCGAAACCTTCGCCGGTATCAACACCCCCACCACCACAGAGCGCCGGCCCCGGCGACAGGCCGGCAAGGCTCGTGATGGGGACTTCGCGCCTTCGGAACGAAGACGATGGCCATTGGTGCTCAGGGCCGTCATCGAGATCGCCGCCGGCGTGGTGCTGGCCATCATGACCTGGCTGAGCTTCACCGATCCGTATCGCAATGCCGAACCGTCGGCGTTCGAGATCGCCGTCGGTATGGCGTTCGGCTCGATGTTCGCCGTGGTGGCCATCATCATGGCGATCGATGCGGTGGTACGTCTGCGAAAGACACGACGATGA
- a CDS encoding ABC transporter permease has translation MSERRLKPARMWPADVVRVGGYGLRSRPVRVFLSALGIAIGIAAMVGVVGISASSTNELDRQLSALGTNLLTVAPGQSLGDQSVHLPATAVGMIAAMPGVETVSAVGRTDARVYRNDHIAAEQTGGIVVYAARTDLPAVVRSRVVTGGWLTAANERYPAVVLGWAAANRLAVSQAGTDSLVWLGGRWFTVVGILAPSELVPDLDNGAIVGWPVAEADLNFDGYPTTIYTRAHESAVTTVQPLLGPTANPEDPGEVDVSRPSDALAAKQETEKTLSGLLLGLGAVALLVGGVGVANTMVISVLERRSEIGLRRSLGATRGQIRTQFLSEALLLSLLGGVGGVVLGVGITAVFATYQDWTTVVPFWAMAGGVGATLVIGGLAGFYPAMRAAGMPPTEALANA, from the coding sequence ATGAGCGAGCGGCGACTCAAGCCGGCCCGGATGTGGCCGGCGGACGTCGTACGGGTGGGCGGGTACGGCCTGCGGTCGCGGCCCGTGCGGGTGTTCCTGTCGGCGCTGGGCATCGCCATCGGCATCGCGGCGATGGTCGGCGTGGTGGGCATCTCCGCGTCGTCGACGAACGAGCTGGACCGGCAGCTCAGCGCACTCGGCACCAACCTGCTGACCGTGGCGCCCGGCCAGTCGCTCGGCGACCAGAGCGTGCACCTGCCGGCCACCGCGGTCGGCATGATCGCCGCGATGCCCGGCGTCGAGACGGTCTCCGCCGTCGGCAGGACGGACGCCCGGGTCTACCGCAACGATCACATAGCGGCGGAGCAGACCGGCGGCATCGTGGTCTACGCGGCCCGTACGGATCTGCCGGCGGTGGTCAGGTCGCGGGTGGTCACGGGCGGCTGGCTCACCGCGGCGAACGAACGCTACCCGGCCGTCGTGCTCGGCTGGGCGGCGGCGAACCGCCTGGCCGTGTCCCAGGCCGGCACCGACTCGCTGGTGTGGCTCGGCGGCCGGTGGTTCACGGTGGTGGGCATCCTCGCTCCCAGCGAGCTCGTCCCCGATCTGGACAACGGCGCCATCGTCGGGTGGCCGGTGGCGGAGGCGGACCTGAACTTCGACGGCTACCCGACGACCATCTACACCCGTGCCCACGAGAGTGCCGTGACGACCGTGCAACCGCTGCTCGGCCCCACCGCCAACCCAGAAGACCCCGGCGAGGTCGACGTCTCGCGGCCTTCGGACGCGCTGGCGGCGAAGCAGGAGACCGAGAAGACGCTCAGCGGCCTGCTGCTCGGCCTCGGCGCCGTGGCGCTGCTGGTCGGCGGGGTCGGGGTGGCCAACACGATGGTCATCTCGGTGCTGGAGCGCCGGTCGGAGATCGGCCTGCGCCGCTCGCTCGGCGCCACCCGCGGCCAGATCCGCACGCAGTTCCTGTCCGAGGCGCTGCTGCTCTCGTTGCTCGGCGGGGTGGGCGGTGTCGTCCTCGGCGTCGGCATCACCGCGGTCTTCGCGACCTACCAGGACTGGACGACCGTGGTGCCGTTCTGGGCGATGGCCGGCGGGGTGGGCGCCACCCTGGTCATCGGCGGCCTGGCCGGGTTCTATCCCGCCATGCGGGCCGCCGGGATGCCGCCCACCGAGGCGCTCGCGAACGCGTAG
- a CDS encoding ABC transporter ATP-binding protein — translation MTGPIVHLAGVSKRYGDVPALRSADLLIERGEMLAIVGPSGSGKSTMLNIMGTLDRPTSGTLRIDGYDVGALGDRELSALRARTIGFVFQQFHLARGVPAIDIVADGLLYSGKPRAHRRQAAERALRRVGLGHRMLHLQHQLSGGEQQRVAIARAVLGDPPLLMADEPTGNLDSGSGTIVMELLRELHEGGTTVVVITHDRDIAASLPREVRLKDGRVEHDTAAPRVGEVGRIESTARSVPPATKEAS, via the coding sequence GTGACCGGGCCCATCGTTCACCTCGCCGGAGTGTCCAAGCGGTACGGCGACGTGCCGGCCCTGCGGTCCGCGGACCTGCTGATCGAGCGCGGCGAGATGCTCGCCATCGTCGGCCCGTCGGGCTCCGGCAAGTCGACCATGCTCAACATCATGGGCACCCTCGACCGGCCGACGTCGGGGACCCTGCGCATCGACGGGTACGACGTCGGCGCCCTCGGCGACCGGGAGCTGTCGGCGTTGCGGGCCAGGACCATCGGGTTCGTCTTCCAGCAGTTCCACCTCGCGCGGGGTGTGCCCGCGATCGACATCGTGGCGGACGGCCTGCTCTACAGCGGTAAGCCGCGCGCCCACCGCCGCCAGGCGGCCGAGCGGGCGCTGCGCCGGGTCGGCCTCGGGCACCGGATGCTGCACCTGCAGCACCAGCTCTCCGGCGGCGAGCAGCAGCGGGTGGCCATCGCGCGGGCGGTGCTCGGCGACCCGCCGCTGCTGATGGCCGACGAGCCGACCGGCAACCTCGACTCGGGGTCCGGCACGATCGTCATGGAGTTGCTGCGCGAGCTGCACGAGGGCGGAACGACGGTCGTGGTCATCACGCATGACCGGGACATCGCGGCCTCCCTGCCCCGCGAGGTCCGGCTCAAGGACGGCCGCGTCGAGCACGACACGGCCGCGCCACGAGTCGGAGAGGTGGGGCGGATCGAAAGTACGGCGCGTTCGGTCCCTCCTGCGACGAAGGAGGCCTCATGA
- a CDS encoding peptidoglycan-binding protein, whose protein sequence is MRAQTSAAETEEDEAVRAHRRRRSRRVLVLLPALVITAAAVAVATGLLSRHGTSPASVALTGPPATITVEKRTLTRTQRVDGDLGYGDLSAVQAPPGGGGMVTWLPDEGDVIKRGDTVYRLDQEKVPLLYGSIPLYRTLSVGSEGGDVRQLERNLRALGYTGVTVDDVYTSATSVAVERWQDDLGRSETGVVRPGDAVVASAARRVAELTGAPGAPASRGLLKWTGTTRVVKVDLDTDYADLVKPGTTATVELPDGTDVAARVTDIGTPTSKEKGDGATLPVQLTVTDQKKLGRYQVAKVEVDLAAEARKGVLAVPINALVARPGGGYAVMAVSATGTGYLPVKTGMFTGSYVEVSGAGVAAGLTVGVPK, encoded by the coding sequence ATGAGAGCCCAGACCTCGGCGGCGGAGACGGAGGAGGACGAGGCCGTACGTGCGCATCGCCGCCGCCGGTCGCGCCGCGTGCTGGTCCTGCTCCCGGCCCTGGTGATCACTGCGGCCGCCGTGGCCGTGGCCACCGGGCTGCTGAGCCGCCACGGCACGAGCCCGGCGAGCGTCGCGCTCACCGGCCCCCCGGCCACCATCACGGTGGAGAAGAGGACCCTGACCCGTACCCAGCGGGTCGACGGAGACCTGGGCTACGGCGACCTCTCCGCGGTGCAGGCACCGCCGGGCGGCGGGGGCATGGTCACCTGGCTGCCGGACGAGGGCGACGTCATCAAGCGCGGCGACACCGTCTACCGCCTCGACCAGGAGAAGGTCCCCCTGCTCTACGGGTCCATCCCGCTCTACCGCACCCTGTCGGTCGGCAGCGAGGGCGGCGACGTGAGGCAACTCGAACGGAACCTGCGCGCCCTCGGCTACACCGGCGTCACGGTCGACGACGTGTACACGTCGGCCACGTCCGTCGCGGTGGAGAGATGGCAGGACGATCTGGGCCGGAGCGAGACCGGCGTGGTGAGGCCGGGCGACGCCGTGGTGGCCTCGGCGGCCCGTCGCGTCGCGGAGCTCACCGGTGCGCCCGGCGCTCCGGCGTCCCGGGGCCTGCTGAAGTGGACCGGCACCACCCGGGTCGTCAAGGTCGACCTGGACACCGACTACGCCGACCTGGTCAAGCCGGGCACCACGGCGACCGTGGAGCTGCCCGACGGCACCGACGTGGCGGCGCGGGTCACCGACATCGGCACGCCGACCTCGAAGGAGAAGGGTGACGGCGCGACTCTGCCGGTGCAGCTGACGGTGACCGACCAGAAGAAACTGGGGCGCTACCAGGTGGCCAAGGTCGAGGTCGACCTCGCCGCCGAGGCACGTAAGGGCGTGCTCGCCGTACCGATCAACGCCCTGGTCGCGCGGCCGGGCGGCGGCTACGCGGTGATGGCGGTCAGTGCCACCGGCACCGGCTATCTGCCGGTGAAGACGGGCATGTTCACCGGCAGCTACGTGGAGGTCTCGGGCGCCGGTGTCGCCGCGGGACTGACCGTGGGGGTTCCGAAGTGA
- a CDS encoding sensor histidine kinase, giving the protein MGLTSRLSGMRVRLRLTLLYGVLFLLSGAGLLAITYLLVGNSGTNTVSSTHRISPSGEQSVSVFQQHAVQQQVMHQLLVQSCVALALTAVIATALGWLVAGRVLRPLQTMTDSVQRISARNVHERLAVTGPRDELKNLSDTIDGLLGRLEAALDSHKRFVANAAHELRTPLTLEHALLEEAVIDPDATANSFRAQFEQLMVVSEQQARLLESLLVLATSERGLDDDLENVDLSGLTVDVLRAAEPEARRQDLAVAAEVRPARVTGAAALVECLVTNLVDNAMSYNVPDGRVEVTTGTEGARAFLSVTNTGPSVPPEMVDRLLSPFQRLDRTADDGHHGLGLSIVQSIAAAHSADLTVRALPAGGLAIRVLFPAEEAFSVPVV; this is encoded by the coding sequence ATGGGCCTGACGTCCCGGCTCTCCGGCATGCGGGTCCGGCTGCGGCTCACCCTCCTGTACGGCGTGCTCTTCCTGCTCTCCGGCGCCGGTCTGCTGGCCATCACCTATCTTCTGGTCGGGAACAGCGGGACGAACACCGTGTCCTCCACACACCGGATCTCGCCGTCCGGCGAACAGAGCGTCAGCGTCTTCCAGCAGCACGCCGTCCAGCAGCAGGTCATGCATCAGCTGCTCGTGCAGTCGTGTGTGGCGCTCGCCCTCACGGCGGTCATCGCGACCGCGCTCGGCTGGCTGGTGGCCGGGCGCGTGCTGCGGCCGCTGCAGACCATGACGGACAGCGTCCAGCGCATCTCGGCGCGCAATGTGCACGAGCGACTGGCCGTCACCGGGCCGCGCGACGAGCTCAAGAACCTCTCGGACACCATCGACGGGCTGCTCGGCCGCCTGGAGGCGGCGCTCGACTCGCACAAGCGGTTCGTCGCCAACGCGGCGCACGAGTTGCGTACGCCGCTGACGCTGGAGCACGCCCTGCTGGAGGAGGCCGTCATCGACCCGGACGCGACGGCGAACTCGTTCCGTGCGCAGTTCGAACAGCTGATGGTCGTCAGTGAGCAGCAGGCCCGGCTCCTCGAATCGCTGCTCGTCCTGGCGACCAGCGAGCGCGGCCTGGACGACGACCTGGAGAACGTCGACCTGTCCGGGCTGACCGTCGACGTGCTGCGAGCCGCCGAGCCGGAAGCCCGACGACAGGACCTGGCCGTCGCGGCGGAGGTACGGCCCGCGCGGGTCACCGGCGCCGCCGCTCTGGTCGAGTGCCTGGTGACCAACCTTGTCGACAACGCGATGAGTTACAACGTCCCCGACGGCCGGGTGGAGGTGACGACGGGTACGGAGGGCGCGCGCGCCTTTCTGTCGGTGACCAACACCGGGCCGTCCGTCCCGCCGGAGATGGTGGACCGGCTGCTCAGCCCCTTCCAGCGGCTCGACCGTACGGCCGACGACGGTCATCACGGCCTCGGGCTGTCCATTGTCCAGTCGATCGCCGCAGCCCATTCGGCGGACCTGACCGTACGCGCCCTGCCGGCGGGCGGTCTCGCGATCAGGGTGCTCTTCCCGGCTGAAGAGGCGTTTTCTGTGCCCGTCGTGTGA
- a CDS encoding response regulator transcription factor, whose protein sequence is MRVLVVEDHARLADSVARVLRREGMAVDVAYDGRTALDRTAEVDYDVVVLDRDLPGVPGDEVCRLLMREPLRTRVLMLTAAGTIADRVQGLTIGADDYLPKPFAYPELVARVRALGRRTQPAVPPVLAHGDLALDPAQRVATRAGARLALNPKELAVLEYLLAAQGRVVSAEELLERVWDEATDPFTTTVKATMNRLRSKLGEPPVIETVPRAGYRI, encoded by the coding sequence ATGAGAGTCCTGGTGGTCGAAGATCACGCCCGGCTCGCCGATTCGGTGGCGCGGGTTCTGCGGCGCGAGGGCATGGCGGTCGACGTCGCGTACGACGGGAGGACGGCGCTCGACCGCACCGCCGAGGTGGACTACGACGTGGTCGTCCTCGACCGGGATCTGCCGGGTGTGCCAGGCGACGAGGTGTGCCGCCTGCTGATGCGGGAGCCGCTGCGCACGCGGGTGCTCATGCTGACCGCGGCCGGCACCATCGCCGACCGGGTGCAGGGCCTCACCATCGGCGCGGACGACTACCTGCCGAAGCCGTTCGCCTATCCCGAGCTGGTGGCCCGCGTCCGCGCGCTCGGCCGGCGTACCCAGCCCGCCGTACCGCCCGTCCTGGCCCACGGTGACCTGGCGCTGGACCCGGCCCAGCGGGTCGCCACCAGGGCCGGGGCGCGGCTGGCGCTCAACCCGAAGGAGCTGGCCGTCCTCGAGTACCTGCTCGCCGCGCAGGGGCGGGTGGTCTCCGCCGAGGAACTGCTGGAACGCGTGTGGGACGAGGCCACCGACCCGTTCACGACGACGGTGAAGGCCACCATGAACCGCCTGCGGTCCAAACTCGGCGAGCCGCCCGTCATCGAGACCGTTCCCCGGGCCGGTTACCGGATCTGA
- a CDS encoding phytanoyl-CoA dioxygenase family protein, with protein MTAMPETPACELDIPYEGLAPTANADFNRDGFIHLSGVLGPETIARYEPTITSEVIRLNTQHLPLAERDTYGRAFLQVTNLWRENARVKRLVFSRRLAGIAAALLGVHAVRLYHDQALYKEPSGGITPWHADQYYWPLSSDRCVTIWLPLQETPLDMGPLAFARGSHNYSCGRDLPISDESEARLRQAVAEQDFEDVVEPFALGDASFHRGWTFHHAGPNRGTAPRRVMTVIYMDADIRVAEPANDRQAGDRDWMPGAEVGRIPRTPLNPVL; from the coding sequence ATGACCGCGATGCCGGAAACACCAGCCTGCGAGTTGGACATCCCGTACGAGGGACTGGCCCCGACAGCGAACGCCGACTTCAACCGCGACGGCTTCATCCACCTCTCCGGCGTGCTGGGTCCGGAGACGATCGCACGGTACGAGCCGACGATCACCTCCGAGGTGATCCGGCTGAACACCCAGCACCTGCCGCTGGCCGAGCGCGACACGTACGGCAGGGCGTTCTTGCAGGTGACGAATCTGTGGCGGGAGAACGCGAGGGTCAAGCGCCTGGTGTTCTCGCGCCGGCTCGCCGGCATCGCGGCCGCGCTCCTCGGCGTGCACGCCGTGCGCCTCTACCACGACCAGGCCCTGTACAAGGAGCCCAGCGGCGGCATCACCCCCTGGCACGCCGACCAGTACTACTGGCCGCTGTCGTCCGACCGCTGCGTAACGATCTGGCTGCCGCTCCAGGAGACCCCGCTCGACATGGGACCGCTGGCCTTCGCCCGCGGCAGCCACAACTATTCCTGCGGCCGCGACCTCCCCATCTCGGATGAGTCCGAGGCACGGCTGAGGCAGGCCGTGGCCGAGCAGGACTTCGAGGACGTCGTCGAGCCGTTCGCCCTCGGCGACGCCAGTTTCCACCGTGGCTGGACCTTCCACCACGCGGGCCCGAACCGCGGCACGGCGCCGCGCCGCGTGATGACAGTGATCTACATGGACGCCGACATCCGGGTCGCCGAGCCCGCCAACGACCGCCAGGCCGGCGATCGCGACTGGATGCCCGGCGCTGAGGTCGGCCGGATCCCCCGGACGCCACTGAACCCCGTGCTGTAG
- a CDS encoding helix-turn-helix domain-containing protein, translated as MKPRYEQPGIPDGSTFTCFVRRQSAFDFAWHYHREYELTLVTGGTGTRYVGTTVERYHPGDLVLLGPDLPHTYVSEPYEGMAEAVVAQFRHDFLGPEFFTLPQFRTVDGLLSRSTRGLRFGQAQGEVRALLTRLPRLDAAAQTVALLDVLRRFATDAAATPITGPGYAPAPSTAVRDRIDAVCRHLQQTHTEPVNQAEVAALVHMPPTSFSRFFRRAMGRTLTDYVNQLRVETACSLLTATSLPVTEVAARSGYRNLSNFNRRFRELKGLRPTEYRAAHRRPGDRAAARAKNE; from the coding sequence GTGAAGCCGCGCTACGAGCAGCCGGGCATACCTGACGGAAGTACTTTCACTTGCTTCGTCCGCCGCCAGAGCGCCTTCGACTTCGCCTGGCACTACCACCGGGAGTACGAGCTCACGCTCGTCACCGGGGGTACGGGCACCCGCTATGTGGGTACCACCGTGGAGCGTTACCACCCCGGTGACCTGGTCCTGCTCGGCCCGGATCTGCCGCACACCTACGTCTCCGAGCCGTACGAGGGGATGGCCGAGGCGGTGGTCGCGCAGTTCCGGCACGACTTCCTCGGGCCGGAGTTCTTCACCCTGCCCCAGTTCCGCACGGTCGACGGCCTGCTGTCCCGGTCCACCCGCGGCCTGCGCTTCGGGCAGGCCCAGGGCGAGGTGCGGGCGCTCCTGACCCGGCTGCCCCGCCTCGACGCCGCGGCCCAGACCGTGGCGCTCCTCGACGTGCTACGCCGCTTCGCCACCGACGCCGCGGCCACGCCGATCACCGGCCCCGGATACGCCCCCGCCCCGAGCACCGCCGTGCGCGACCGCATCGACGCCGTGTGCCGCCACCTCCAGCAGACCCACACCGAGCCCGTGAACCAGGCGGAGGTGGCGGCACTGGTGCACATGCCGCCGACGTCCTTCAGCCGCTTCTTCCGCCGCGCCATGGGCCGTACGCTCACCGACTACGTCAACCAGCTCCGGGTGGAGACGGCGTGTTCCCTGCTGACCGCCACCTCCCTGCCGGTCACGGAGGTCGCCGCCCGCAGCGGATATCGGAACCTCTCGAACTTCAACCGCCGCTTCCGCGAGCTGAAGGGACTGCGGCCGACGGAGTACCGGGCCGCACACCGAAGGCCGGGAGACCGTGCCGCGGCGCGGGCGAAGAACGAGTAG
- a CDS encoding VOC family protein translates to MERVVGIGGYFMRAADPVALGAWYRDCLGLDADENGLWRQETGPTVFATFESETDYLGSRAQQAMLNFRVRDLDAMLAQLRAKGADVAEETQDMEGVGRFGWVTDPEGNRIELWQPA, encoded by the coding sequence ATGGAACGTGTGGTTGGTATCGGTGGATATTTCATGCGTGCCGCCGACCCGGTGGCCCTGGGCGCTTGGTACCGCGACTGCCTGGGCCTGGACGCCGACGAGAACGGCCTGTGGCGTCAGGAAACCGGGCCGACGGTCTTCGCTACGTTCGAGTCCGAGACCGACTACCTCGGATCCCGCGCCCAGCAGGCCATGCTCAACTTCCGGGTCCGCGACCTGGACGCGATGCTCGCGCAACTGCGCGCCAAGGGAGCGGACGTGGCGGAAGAGACACAGGACATGGAAGGGGTCGGCCGATTCGGCTGGGTCACCGATCCTGAGGGCAACCGGATCGAGCTGTGGCAGCCCGCCTGA